A single window of Dermochelys coriacea isolate rDerCor1 chromosome 14, rDerCor1.pri.v4, whole genome shotgun sequence DNA harbors:
- the LOC119842927 gene encoding ATP-dependent DNA helicase Q5-like isoform X1 has product MNDYTPSGLDGKVQKTLKKIFGFDSFKTSLQESATMTVVKGKNDVFVCMPTGAGKSLCYQLPAVLAVGITIVISPLIALIQDQVDHLLELKVKVYSLNSKLSAQERKIILADLESEKPQVKLLYITPEMAAASSFQPTLNSLVSRNLLSYLIIDEAHCISQWGHDFRPDYLRLGSLRSRIPNTPCIALTATATKQVQDDIMVSLKLKQPVSTFKTPCFRSNLFYDVQFKELLTDPYTNLKDFCLKALEEKTARGVYSGCGIVYCRMREVCDQLAIELSYRGVKAKAYHAGLKAADRTSIQNEWREEKVPVIVATISFGMGVDKANVRFVAHWNIAKSMAGYYQESGRAGRDGKPSCCRLYYSRNDRDQVSFLIKKELSKLQEKRGTLKESDKAVLTAFDAIVNFCEELGDRSLAVIYSDDSLWCCSTAAVKQWLLLIQEHVVMEITQGPSSCCS; this is encoded by the exons ATGAACGACTACACTCCCTCAGGCCTAGATGGCAAGGTTCAgaaaactctgaaaaagatctttGGGTTTGACTCCTTTAAAACCTCTCTGCAAGAGAGTGCAACCATGACAGTGGTGAAAG GCAAGAACGATGTCTTTGTATGCATGCCCACAGGGGCAGGGAAATCCCTGTGCTACCAGCTTCCTGCAGTTCTGGCAGTGGGCATCACCATTGTCATTTCACCTCTGATTGCACTGATTCAG gaCCAAGTGGATCATTTGTTGGAACTGAAGGTCAAAGTCTACTCTCTGAACTCCAAGCTTTCTGCTCAGGAAAGGAAGATAATTCTGGCCGACTTAGAAAGCGAGAAGCCCCAGGTGAAGCTCCTGTATATCACCCCAGAGATGGCAGCCGCCTCCTCCTTCCAGCCCACTCTGAACTCCCTGGTGTCTCGAAACCTCTTGTCCTACCTAATAATAGATGAGGCTCACTGTATCTCTCAGTGGGGACATGACTTCCGACCCGACTACCTGCGACTGGGCTCCTTACGCTCTCGCATACCCAACACGCCATGCATCGCCCTGACTGCCACAGCCACCAAACAGGTCCAGGATGACATCATGGTGTCACTTAAGCTAAAGCAACCTGTTTCCACCTTTAAGACGCCTTGCTTCAGATCTAACCTGTTCTATGATGTGCAGTTTAAGGAGCTCTTGACTGATCCCTATACAAATCTGAAGGATTTCTGTCTGAAAGCCCTTGAAGAGAAGACTGCCCGAGGG GTATACTCCGGCTGTGGCATTGTGTACTGCAGGATGAGAGAGGTCTGTGACCAGTTGGCTATTGAGCTGAGCTACAGAGGAGTGAAAGCCAAGGCCTATCATGCAG ggTTGAAGGCGGCAGACAGAACTTCAATTCAGAATgagtggagggaggagaaggtcCCTGTTATTGTTGCTACCATCAGTTTTGGAATGGGAGTCGACAAAGCTAATGTCAG ATTTGTTGCCCATTGGAATATTGCAAAGTCAATGGCTGGATATTACCAGGAGTCTGGAAGGGCTGGGAGAGATGGGAAGCCGTCCTGTTGCCGTCTCTATTACTCTAGGAATGACCGGGATCAAGTCTCCTTCCTGATCAAGAAGGAGCTCTCTAAACTCCAG GAGAAAAGAGGCACCTTGAAAGAATCCGATAAAGCTGTGCTGACGGCCTTTGATGCTATAGTGAACTTCTGTGAAGAGCTGGG TGACAGGAGCCTAGCTGTTATTTACAGTGATGACTCTCTCTGGTGCTGTTCCACAGCAGCAGTAAAGCAATGG tTGTTGCTAATTCAGGAACATGTGGTGATGGAGATAACGCAGGGGCCTTCCTCTTGCTGCTCCTG
- the LOC119842927 gene encoding ATP-dependent DNA helicase Q5-like isoform X2, producing the protein MNDYTPSGLDGKVQKTLKKIFGFDSFKTSLQESATMTVVKGKNDVFVCMPTGAGKSLCYQLPAVLAVGITIVISPLIALIQDQVDHLLELKVKVYSLNSKLSAQERKIILADLESEKPQVKLLYITPEMAAASSFQPTLNSLVSRNLLSYLIIDEAHCISQWGHDFRPDYLRLGSLRSRIPNTPCIALTATATKQVQDDIMVSLKLKQPVSTFKTPCFRSNLFYDVQFKELLTDPYTNLKDFCLKALEEKTARGVYSGCGIVYCRMREVCDQLAIELSYRGVKAKAYHAGLKAADRTSIQNEWREEKVPVIVATISFGMGVDKANVRFVAHWNIAKSMAGYYQESGRAGRDGKPSCCRLYYSRNDRDQVSFLIKKELSKLQEKRGTLKESDKAVLTAFDAIVNFCEELGDRSLAVIYSDDSLWCCSTAAVKQWMSPCCHSKVLWRCHSPL; encoded by the exons ATGAACGACTACACTCCCTCAGGCCTAGATGGCAAGGTTCAgaaaactctgaaaaagatctttGGGTTTGACTCCTTTAAAACCTCTCTGCAAGAGAGTGCAACCATGACAGTGGTGAAAG GCAAGAACGATGTCTTTGTATGCATGCCCACAGGGGCAGGGAAATCCCTGTGCTACCAGCTTCCTGCAGTTCTGGCAGTGGGCATCACCATTGTCATTTCACCTCTGATTGCACTGATTCAG gaCCAAGTGGATCATTTGTTGGAACTGAAGGTCAAAGTCTACTCTCTGAACTCCAAGCTTTCTGCTCAGGAAAGGAAGATAATTCTGGCCGACTTAGAAAGCGAGAAGCCCCAGGTGAAGCTCCTGTATATCACCCCAGAGATGGCAGCCGCCTCCTCCTTCCAGCCCACTCTGAACTCCCTGGTGTCTCGAAACCTCTTGTCCTACCTAATAATAGATGAGGCTCACTGTATCTCTCAGTGGGGACATGACTTCCGACCCGACTACCTGCGACTGGGCTCCTTACGCTCTCGCATACCCAACACGCCATGCATCGCCCTGACTGCCACAGCCACCAAACAGGTCCAGGATGACATCATGGTGTCACTTAAGCTAAAGCAACCTGTTTCCACCTTTAAGACGCCTTGCTTCAGATCTAACCTGTTCTATGATGTGCAGTTTAAGGAGCTCTTGACTGATCCCTATACAAATCTGAAGGATTTCTGTCTGAAAGCCCTTGAAGAGAAGACTGCCCGAGGG GTATACTCCGGCTGTGGCATTGTGTACTGCAGGATGAGAGAGGTCTGTGACCAGTTGGCTATTGAGCTGAGCTACAGAGGAGTGAAAGCCAAGGCCTATCATGCAG ggTTGAAGGCGGCAGACAGAACTTCAATTCAGAATgagtggagggaggagaaggtcCCTGTTATTGTTGCTACCATCAGTTTTGGAATGGGAGTCGACAAAGCTAATGTCAG ATTTGTTGCCCATTGGAATATTGCAAAGTCAATGGCTGGATATTACCAGGAGTCTGGAAGGGCTGGGAGAGATGGGAAGCCGTCCTGTTGCCGTCTCTATTACTCTAGGAATGACCGGGATCAAGTCTCCTTCCTGATCAAGAAGGAGCTCTCTAAACTCCAG GAGAAAAGAGGCACCTTGAAAGAATCCGATAAAGCTGTGCTGACGGCCTTTGATGCTATAGTGAACTTCTGTGAAGAGCTGGG TGACAGGAGCCTAGCTGTTATTTACAGTGATGACTCTCTCTGGTGCTGTTCCACAGCAGCAGTAAAGCAATGG
- the LOC119842927 gene encoding ATP-dependent DNA helicase Q5-like isoform X3, translating to MNDYTPSGLDGKVQKTLKKIFGFDSFKTSLQESATMTVVKGKNDVFVCMPTGAGKSLCYQLPAVLAVGITIVISPLIALIQDQVDHLLELKVKVYSLNSKLSAQERKIILADLESEKPQVKLLYITPEMAAASSFQPTLNSLVSRNLLSYLIIDEAHCISQWGHDFRPDYLRLGSLRSRIPNTPCIALTATATKQVQDDIMVSLKLKQPVSTFKTPCFRSNLFYDVQFKELLTDPYTNLKDFCLKALEEKTARGVYSGCGIVYCRMREVCDQLAIELSYRGVKAKAYHAGLKAADRTSIQNEWREEKVPVIVATISFGMGVDKANVRFVAHWNIAKSMAGYYQESGRAGRDGKPSCCRLYYSRNDRDQVSFLIKKELSKLQEKRGTLKESDKAVLTAFDAIVNFCEELG from the exons ATGAACGACTACACTCCCTCAGGCCTAGATGGCAAGGTTCAgaaaactctgaaaaagatctttGGGTTTGACTCCTTTAAAACCTCTCTGCAAGAGAGTGCAACCATGACAGTGGTGAAAG GCAAGAACGATGTCTTTGTATGCATGCCCACAGGGGCAGGGAAATCCCTGTGCTACCAGCTTCCTGCAGTTCTGGCAGTGGGCATCACCATTGTCATTTCACCTCTGATTGCACTGATTCAG gaCCAAGTGGATCATTTGTTGGAACTGAAGGTCAAAGTCTACTCTCTGAACTCCAAGCTTTCTGCTCAGGAAAGGAAGATAATTCTGGCCGACTTAGAAAGCGAGAAGCCCCAGGTGAAGCTCCTGTATATCACCCCAGAGATGGCAGCCGCCTCCTCCTTCCAGCCCACTCTGAACTCCCTGGTGTCTCGAAACCTCTTGTCCTACCTAATAATAGATGAGGCTCACTGTATCTCTCAGTGGGGACATGACTTCCGACCCGACTACCTGCGACTGGGCTCCTTACGCTCTCGCATACCCAACACGCCATGCATCGCCCTGACTGCCACAGCCACCAAACAGGTCCAGGATGACATCATGGTGTCACTTAAGCTAAAGCAACCTGTTTCCACCTTTAAGACGCCTTGCTTCAGATCTAACCTGTTCTATGATGTGCAGTTTAAGGAGCTCTTGACTGATCCCTATACAAATCTGAAGGATTTCTGTCTGAAAGCCCTTGAAGAGAAGACTGCCCGAGGG GTATACTCCGGCTGTGGCATTGTGTACTGCAGGATGAGAGAGGTCTGTGACCAGTTGGCTATTGAGCTGAGCTACAGAGGAGTGAAAGCCAAGGCCTATCATGCAG ggTTGAAGGCGGCAGACAGAACTTCAATTCAGAATgagtggagggaggagaaggtcCCTGTTATTGTTGCTACCATCAGTTTTGGAATGGGAGTCGACAAAGCTAATGTCAG ATTTGTTGCCCATTGGAATATTGCAAAGTCAATGGCTGGATATTACCAGGAGTCTGGAAGGGCTGGGAGAGATGGGAAGCCGTCCTGTTGCCGTCTCTATTACTCTAGGAATGACCGGGATCAAGTCTCCTTCCTGATCAAGAAGGAGCTCTCTAAACTCCAG GAGAAAAGAGGCACCTTGAAAGAATCCGATAAAGCTGTGCTGACGGCCTTTGATGCTATAGTGAACTTCTGTGAAGAGCTGGGGTAA
- the SMIM5 gene encoding small integral membrane protein 5, with translation MSSEGFLNEIQTIGEKFLLKLQKLPKAEPVEIVSFCIILFFIVTVLSLMIIACSCCCYRNGGPDQRGRKIQIQPTAHV, from the exons ATGTCTTCTGAAGGCTTTCTGAATGAAATACAGACCATTGGTGAGAAATTCCTGCTTAAGCTCCAGAAACTGCCCAAGGCTGAACCTGTGGAGATAGTGTCATTTTGTATTATCCTCTTCTTTATCG TTACTGTGCTGTCACTGATGATCATAGCCTGCAGCTGTTGCTGCTATCGCAATGGAGGCCCTGATCAGAGAGGCAGGAAGATCCAGATCCAGCCAACTGCTCATGTGTGA